In Brienomyrus brachyistius isolate T26 unplaced genomic scaffold, BBRACH_0.4 scaffold133, whole genome shotgun sequence, a single window of DNA contains:
- the LOC125727913 gene encoding zona pellucida sperm-binding protein 4-like isoform X3 has translation MEKSRCIQQLWAHASILLAVLAVSFAQKTAVKNFVSASAKCQVYERIPCGDPAFGQAACEAINCCFDGQQCYYGNAVTVQCTRDGQFVVVVAKDSTVPQLDVASVSLLGGNAAPCLPVATTNAFAIYTFPVTACGTVVKVDGDYVVYENRMTSSYEVGVGPLGSITRDSLYELLFQCRYWGAEVASLVAAVNTVPPPLPVAAPGPLRVELRLANGQCYTKGCDEGAAAYTSYYQDSDYPVTKVLRQPVYVEVRILNRTDPNLVLVLENCWATPGLDPLSLPQWNLLVDRCPYQGDKYQTTLVPVDASSGLPFPTHYKRFIVKMFAFVDPASQRRYQGKGFIHCSVAVCRPSATDSCEQRCFRKGRDVAAAHKSSSPDTTVVSSGEMHLVAPRVGHMAGRW, from the exons ATGGAGAAATCGCGCTGTATTCAGCAGCTTTGGGCTCACGCAAGCATTTTACTCGCTGTTCTTGCCGTCTCTTTCGCGCAGAAAACGGCTGTCAAGAATTTCGTTTCCGCTTCAGCCAAATGCCAAGTGTATGAGAGGATTCCATGTGGCGATCCTGCTTTCGGCCAGGCTGCTTGTGAAGCCATAAACTGCTGCTTTGATGGCCAGCAGTGTTACTATGGGAATGCAG TGACTGTGCAGTGCACAAGGGATGGTCAGTTTGTGGTTGTGGTGGCCAAGGATTCCACTGTGCCCCAGCTGGATGTGGCCAGTGTCTCCCTGCTGGGTGgaaatgctgccccttgcctccCTGTTGCCACTACAAATGCCTTTGCCATCTACACCTTCCCTGTGACTGCCTGTGGCACTGTGGTCAAG GTGGATGGTGACTATGTAGTGTATGAGAACAGGATGACGTCTTCATATGAAGTTGGTGTGGGCCCCCTGGGATCCATCACAAGGGACTCCCTCTACGA GCTCCTCTTCCAGTGTAGGTATTGGGGTGCTGAGGTTGCTTCCCTGGTGGCCGCTGTGAATACAGTTCCACCACCTCTGCCAGTAGCTGCTCCAGGGCCTCTGCGGGTGGAGCTGAGGCTGGCAAATGGCCAGTGTTACACTAAAGGGTGTGATGAAG GAGCTGCTGCATATACCTCCTACTACCAGGACAGCGACTACCCTGTGACCAAGGTGTTGCGGCAGCCTGTATATGTTGAGGTTCGCATCCTGAATAGGACGGACCCCAACCTTGTCCTGGTTCTGGAGAACTGCTGGGCAACACCTGGCCTTGACCCTCTGAGCCTGCCTCAGTGGAACCTCCTGGTTGACAG GTGCCCCTACCAAGGTGACAAGTACCAGACCACCTTGGTTCCTGTGGATGCTTCCTCTGGGCTTCCCTTCCCAACCCACTACAAGCGCTTCATTGTGAAGATGTTCGCATTTGTGGACCCAGCCTCCCAGCGACGTTATCAGGGGAAG GGGTTCATCCACTGCAGTGTAGCTGTGTGCCGCCCATCGGCCACTGACAGCTGTGAGCAGAGGTGCTTCAGGAAAG GTAGGGATGTTGCTGCTGCACACAAGAGCTCCTCCCCTGACACGACTGTGGTGTCCAGTGGGGAAATGCATCTGGTGGCCCCCAGAGTCGGACACATGGCTGGCCGGTGGTGA